The DNA window tattaatttttatttttataaaaatgttaattttaaattttaattgtttGACTTTGATCCAATAATCCAAAATAACTTTGACTGTGTATTGATCATGATCCAATACAGACATGTCTGACGAATCGAACTATAGTGTTTTAAAAATATGTCAAATTTTTAGATTTAACAGGAGAGTTTATAAAATGACCACATTATTCAGCATTGCTTATAAGAAATAAGAGCTGTGCTATGCTTACATTAAATTTTGTACACCGTATGTTTGACACCGTAGCTCCAATGTTCATTTTAATTGAGGCACATTTTTCAAAgcattcaaaaataataaaataaaatgaaaagtatATCATACAGTATGTATTTTGGGTGTAGGTGTTAATTTTAGGTGTAAATATAAGAGTAATGTTATTTATACACCTAATTGTTACACCAATATTTACACCCAACAATAATTTACTGTAGTCATTAATTTTGGTTAAGGCAGTGCAAAAACTTGGTGAATGCAGTAATGAGGTTGGTTGATGCaacattcaggtattaaaaataatttttagcagtcaccaaacttggttaatgcagtgtaaaaacttgattaattcagtaataaagttggttaatgcaacatccaggtattaaaaatattttttagcagtcatcaaacttggttaatacagcgtaaaaacttggttaatgcaataatgaagttggttaatgcacgtccagatattaaaaataaacgtTCGTACATAAATAATATTCGTTCGTACATGAATagtgtcgtccgtacatgaacagtaccgtccgtacatacggtgttGGTGTAAGAATATCATTTATGTAATTGTTATAGTCTAAATTTGCTGGGTCCCAAAAATAACTGCAAATTGGTTTGCCTAAACTAGTTTGTGGTACTTTTATAAATCTGTTCTTTATAATTCTCTAAAAAGTCTATTAAATCagtatatcattaaaaaaaaatacttgtaTGAAAACAAAAATTTATATTTCTAAAAACAACAAATAAGGAGAgagaaagtaattttttaaaaccTTCATTATAGCATCTCAATTATTATATTTGAACTATCACGAATCCATATATCATACTAATCATGTATACTCGTAATTAATTCTTTGAGAGTTGTCTATTGTGTACCAATATTCATTTCATATAAAGAAACAAATTGTTAACCATGTGACTTTGTTCTATATATATCCTTCTTCCTTTCCCTGTATTTGCTCACAGCATAACCTCCCTTGTactgaaaatcaaataaatcttcCTCACCCTCTAAACATATTATTCCTACAATGACAAAATCAGGTCGCATAAATGCTGCTTTCCGTTCATCTTTCCACAATGAAATTTACTTTTTCGTCGATGATAAGTACTTCCTGTTCGAATTATTTGCGAACGAACGCAACGAACGGATCTTCTACGAGCTTACTCCTCTTCGCGATGGTTTCAAATCACTCAATCACACCGTATTTGGAACCTACGGAATAGATTGTAGCTTCAACACCGATAACAACGAGGCATACATCTTTTATGAGAACTTTTGTGCTCTCATAGACTACGCTCCACACTCCGGCAAAGACAAAATCATCTCGGGTCCTAAGAAAATTTCAGACACGTTTCCTTTTTTGAAAGGAACCGTGTTTGAAAACGGGATAGATGCAGCTTACAGATCGACGATAGGTAAAGAAGTTTACTTATTCAAAGGAGACAAGTATGCTCGTATAGACTACGGCAAAAACGAGTTTGTTCAAAGTATTAGGAAAATTAGTGAAGGATATCCTTGTTTCAGTGGAACAATCCTTGAAAATGGAGTTGATGCAGCTTTTGCTTGTCACATTACCAATGAAGTTTTTTTCTTCAAAGATGAATATTATGCACGTGTAGTTGTTACTCCAGGTGCTACTGATGATTACATTAAGAATGGTGTGAGGAAAACTCTTGACTTTTGGCCTAATCTTAATGGCATAAAAGGTCTTTTGGATTAAGCAGCTTATTTGTAGATGAAATCACTTTTGAGAAATAAATGAAGGTGTGGTTGTGTGATCTTCATGCTAGTAtgataatttagtttttttttttttaatgtttagaTTGTCAAATGATattgttgatgttgatgttgatgtgTCACTGTTTGCTTATGTTTGTTGTCTGTTGATGTAATAAAAGTGTGGCTTTTCGTTGCTATTGATGTAAGTTGTCAATGATTGAGCTGGATGAAAATGATATGTTAGTATTGGAATTAAACCTTTAACAAATTTTTGAGGAGTTAAATCCCTAACTCAAAAGTTGCAATTACATATTTTGCAAGGTGATTTATTCTTTAGTacaaactagtcagagacccgtgcttccgcacgggtgattttttttctggtgtagtatttttgtaatgatatgaataatataaataaaaggaattataagcaatatgcataattaaaaggaattgttttacttgaatagagttagagttttattgattgctttgttatactcccaattctttgaaaaccgaatatccataggaatcgttttgaaatttgaaaataaatgctttagttttcaaataaaagttattattgtttaaaataaaataggcattgtattgaaagtggcccttaagattaaacattattatcgtattcatgtgctaattttgtgtgtaataaatgaccatataaaaaaggacatgtgagttggagaaaaaataaaattttaacaaatgcaaatgtaaaattttaaatataaatgaaaaatatgaaataatttacttaattgtaaatttaacaataattatatagaaaataatgatccacaaaaaaatgtttaagataggttaagaacacaatagcaaaattgggtcaggttatttaataattgacggtccaacaacaattaaaagaaaatgttatagatcactatggtttaattataaatgaaaaatgatcatataaattcaattatataaaataatcatataaaaaaatactataagatggagataataaaaatgaaatattaacatttaaaaataaaaattatctctcaattaatagtaattgttgattaaaataaaatagctactatgttgataatgacccgtgaaataaaaaaataatttgatacgatataaaatatatttaaaaacaaatgttgaataaacaataatcatggaaatttaattgtattaaataatgataaaaaatcgtgagatggagaaaaaataaaaataaagatattatctctcaaataaagacaatgattgattaaaataaaatagacattatgttgatagtgacccgtgagataataaataaataaataaatagagaaaaaaattaaaatgaaagtaagaaagtgtgaaaaaatgtgagaggaatttgaaattttaattaagatagagaaaatgtgtaatgatcgattaaaaaaaattaaatattgagttgatagtggcccgtgaaataattaaatatttttgggaataataattaaatgatcgattattaatattttttgcgataatagataaatgtagaaaaattaaaatgaaagtatgtaaaaatgaaatgtgaaagaaatttgaaatttttagtaagattaaaatttaaaaatagattattaatattttttgtgataataaataaattaagaaaaattaaaatgaaagtaagaaagtgtgggaaaataaaatgtaaaagaaatttaaatatgacttccattatccatggcttacatgtgatgtcatcatttatgcaataaagttgtagggagaatgttatttaattcggaccaatgaaaagctaacacttggggcattcattcaataaagttgaaagagtgaatacttaatttgttagttacaaaaatgaccttttattagtgcaaataaattttagtgaaagggtaatttaggtaatttggtcaatctattattaatgaatagatagtagaAGTAGATGGACTTTGTAAGGTGGATTTTGAAATTGTGAGAGGTTCCATCCTTGAcatatttcacttttttttaagTGTAAATACAAATAAATCTTAAATTTGTTCTACATACATTTACCACTTtacaaattatttaataaaaataatttaactatACACATGCAGATGTAAACTACAAGGTAATAATATTGATATTAGTAGTTTAACATCATACTCAAGAATATTAGGTTAGAAATATCAATTCAAGTTAAATGGAAttgaggctagaatcgtgaatgAAATCACTTTTCTTATAAGTATTTTAAGTACTCTCAATATATTTTATAGTTGGAACGctggaatacccaggataattcaatCTTTTGTCGAGTTTGTGTAAGACTGACGAAAAACTTGAATGCAAGGAAGAGTGTCTGAAAGAGGATTAATGATTTTTTTGTGTttcattttggattcataaatgtgtatttataggtcatgcttgtgttgtttcataagtttgcaa is part of the Vicia villosa cultivar HV-30 ecotype Madison, WI linkage group LG2, Vvil1.0, whole genome shotgun sequence genome and encodes:
- the LOC131647541 gene encoding albumin-2-like → MTKSGRINAAFRSSFHNEIYFFVDDKYFLFELFANERNERIFYELTPLRDGFKSLNHTVFGTYGIDCSFNTDNNEAYIFYENFCALIDYAPHSGKDKIISGPKKISDTFPFLKGTVFENGIDAAYRSTIGKEVYLFKGDKYARIDYGKNEFVQSIRKISEGYPCFSGTILENGVDAAFACHITNEVFFFKDEYYARVVVTPGATDDYIKNGVRKTLDFWPNLNGIKGLLD